From a single Nicotiana tomentosiformis chromosome 2, ASM39032v3, whole genome shotgun sequence genomic region:
- the LOC138905494 gene encoding uncharacterized protein: MPKHSFICCLAAYKRILIKDRLKHMGISQDNLCVICGNEEETIEHLFFKCQLSKECLGDIMRWLNIGVTNIDFRGLDRRMTRQVKGKMCRAFVLASLAVVDYYIWKERNVALWE; the protein is encoded by the coding sequence ATGCCTAAGCACAGCTTCATCTGTTGTCTAGCAGCCTACAAGCGAATCTTGATAAAGGATAGACTGAAGCATATGGGAATTAGCCAAGACAATTTATGTGTGATATGTGGTAATGAAGAGGAAACAATTGAACACCTATTTTTCAAATGTCAATTATCGAAAGAATGCTTGGGAGATATCATGAGATGGCTGAATATTGGCGTAACTAACATAGACTTTCGAGGACTAGACAGAAGGATGACAAGGCAAGTTAAAGGGAAAATGTGCAGGGCATTTGTGCTAGCATCATTAGCAGTTGTGGATTACTACATATGGAAAGAAAGAAATGTAGCATTATGGGAATAA